Proteins from one Gimesia maris genomic window:
- a CDS encoding PQQ-binding-like beta-propeller repeat protein has protein sequence MSSYQYNQPHQFCKPGPMPLVPEILGVNKTTPDPFNLPGDQLNLVAVNKLDQQAWGTPAIADGSIFIRTVDNLYCIDAGR, from the coding sequence ATGAGCTCTTATCAATATAACCAGCCACATCAATTCTGTAAGCCTGGTCCAATGCCGCTCGTACCCGAGATACTAGGAGTCAATAAAACGACTCCTGACCCCTTTAATCTACCCGGTGACCAGTTGAACTTGGTGGCTGTCAACAAACTCGACCAGCAAGCCTGGGGCACCCCCGCCATCGCCGACGGCAGCATCTTCATCCGCACCGTCGACAACCTGTATTGTATTGATGCAGGGCGGTGA
- a CDS encoding MarC family protein — MNDVFNSTALLLTLLNPFLVIIYLVDVVQKLEQKQFRHVLMRAGLITSAIFCSFVVLGDKIFTGVMQVEFASFQIFGGIVFLLIGIQFVFKGPVVIEALRGESSNISASIAMPVLIGPGTISACVLIGKRHEPLVACTIVVISVFVCLATILVLKFIHDMVNQKRSALIDRYIEIMGRITALYVGTVSIDMIMQGLRTWADKF, encoded by the coding sequence ATGAATGATGTTTTCAATTCCACGGCTCTTTTATTAACACTTCTCAATCCCTTTCTGGTGATCATTTATCTTGTTGACGTGGTTCAAAAGCTGGAACAGAAACAATTTCGTCATGTACTGATGCGGGCGGGTCTGATTACCAGCGCGATTTTCTGTAGCTTTGTGGTTCTGGGAGACAAGATTTTTACCGGTGTGATGCAAGTCGAATTTGCCTCATTCCAGATCTTCGGAGGTATTGTCTTTCTGCTGATCGGGATTCAGTTTGTCTTTAAAGGTCCCGTGGTCATTGAAGCATTACGAGGAGAATCTTCCAATATTTCTGCTTCGATCGCGATGCCGGTGTTGATTGGCCCGGGGACCATTAGCGCCTGTGTACTGATTGGGAAACGGCACGAACCTCTGGTGGCATGCACGATTGTTGTGATTTCGGTTTTCGTCTGTCTGGCCACCATTCTGGTTCTGAAATTCATACACGATATGGTGAATCAAAAGCGGAGCGCGTTAATTGATCGGTACATCGAAATCATGGGCCGCATCACAGCGCTTTACGTCGGAACAGTCTCGATCGACATGATCATGCAGGGCTTGCGAACTTGGGCCGATAAATTTTAA